CGGATTGTACAACACGAAGTATGATCCTTGCGGGTCGACTGAACGGTTATGCGCCATTCCATACGCTCGAACACTCCGAACGCCGCGTCCGCGGGCCACCGTGACCCGCGTCCGGCCGCGACCAACGCCGGCACGCCCGATGTGCGCGACCAGGAACGAGCGATCCTCGTCGGCATACTGCTCCCGGACACCAAGGCCGATCTGCGGGACCCGCTTGGCGAGCTCAAGGCACTTGCGGAATCCGCGGGTGTCGCGATCGCCGGACAGACCATCCAGAAGCGAACGGCCTACGCAGCCGGACACGCGATCGGCAAGGGGAAAATCGAGGAAGTCGCGGAGTTAATCCAGGCCGTTGGGGCAAATTTGGTCATTTTCGACAATGACCTTCTTCCCCGCCAGATTCGGAATCTGGAGGAAGCCTGGCGCGTCAAGGTCATCGATCGTACGGAACTGATCCTGGACATTTTTGCCACCCATGCTCGATCCCGGCAGGCACAATTGCAGGTCGAACTTGCCCAACTTGAATACACGGCGCCGCGGCTGCGGGGCATGTGGCAGCACCTGGAGCGGGTGGCCGGCGCCGGCGGAGGAACGGCGGCCGGGGCGGTGGGCGGTGTGGGTACACGTGGTCCGGGTGAGCGGCAGATCGAGATCGACCGCCGGCTCGTGCGTAAGCGCATCTCTCATCTGCGGGAACAGCTCGCGGAGATCGATCAGCGCAAGATCAGGGAGGTGCGTGCCCGTCGGGATCAGTACACCGTTTCCGTCGTTGGATATACGAACGCGGGTAAGAGCACGTTGATGAATCGCCTGACGCCGGCCGGGGTCTATGCCGCCGATCGGCTATTCGCGACACTCGACACCAAGACCGCCAAGTGGGATCTCGGCGACGGTCGGTCCGCGCTGCTCAGCGACACGGTCGGTTTTATTCGAGATCTGCCGCCGACGCTGGTGGCGTCATTCAGAGCGACGCTCGAGGAGGCTATCCACGCCGATCTTCTGCTTCATGTCGTTGACATTTCGTCGCCGGTGGCTTTTGCGCAGATGCAAGCCGTTGACGAGGTACTCAAGAGCATCGGCTGCGACACCATCCCGCAGATTACCTTGCTGAACAAGGTTGATTGTATGGACGACGCGTCGATGGCGGAGCTCCTTGCCCGCCATCGTCGCGAATGCTGCCTGCGCATCTCGGCCTTGACCGGGCAAGGAATGGACGAACTTCGGCAAGAAGTCCTTCAGCGGATGCAGGGGCGCGAGCTAACGGCGGTCGTGCAGATGCCCTACAGCACGTCCGGCAAGCTGCTGGCTGAATTGCAGCGCTACGGCGAGGTTGGGGAGCGTCGCTATCTTGAAGACATGGTAGAGGTCGATCTTCGCATCAATCGCGATCAGTTTGCGCAGCTTCGGGCCCGCTACCATGATCTTGTCGCCAAGGAGGTTCGCGCTGAAGGGCAGGTTGGTGATCGAGCCGCTTCGCAAGAATGCGATGGGCCTAATCCTCCGGATGGATCGGCATCGCCGTGAGGCGCTGCGTGTCCATTGCGATTCCTGTGTTGGTTATGGGTGCTGTCCTGATTGGTTCAGCGCAGCCGGCCCGGCCGGCGGGGTTGCAGCAACAATCGAAAGATGTCGAAGCAGCCGATTCAAATCAACAAGCCGATACCATAACGACCTCCGTCGATCTCTCCCTGGAAGTTGGGGGACGCGCCTCCGGACTTGTCGTCGATTTCAATGACGAGGCCATTGTGTTCGTATCGGACGGCACGCCCCAAGTGCTCGCGTGGGATGAGATCGACCCCGGTTCCGCATTCGTTGCCATGCGCGATTTGCTTGCCATGCGTCGTGGCGGGGCAGACCGACTTCAGGCTGATGACTTCATTCATCTCGGCAAATTCTGCCTGAATAACGGCCGAACGGATTTGGCCACTCGGTCGTTCCGCCAAGCGTCGGATTTGGATCCCGGCGTGGAACCCCACGTTCGAGCGTTACTCGACGCGTACCGGGATGAGCGCGAAAACGCAGGGTCTCGTGCATCCCCGATCCCCGTGCCGGCCCTGGATGAACCGGAATCCGGCGAGCCTTCGATCGCCGCAGACGGCGAGGGCGAGGCGCCGGGTCGTTTCCCCGAGATCGAGTTCGCCGATAAGGATCAGCATTCGCGGGCGATCTCGCCTGAAGATCGGCGACGGATACTCACCGCCTACCGTAAGTTTGGTGAGAGCGTCCAGAAGGCGCTTGGCAGGGATGTTCGACTCGTCGAGACGGAGCACTTCCTGATCTGGACCGATTGGGAGCCCCCCAGCCATCCGCGCCTGGCTTCATGGTGCGAGGCGATGTACGCGGCGCTTTGTGCGCAGTTGGATTTCGACCCGCACGAGAATGTTTTCCCGGCCAAATGCCCGGTTTTCTGCTGGCGGTCGCGCGTGATGCTGAAGCGCTTCGCGCGGCTGTTCG
The window above is part of the Phycisphaerae bacterium genome. Proteins encoded here:
- the hflX gene encoding GTPase HflX, producing MRHSIRSNTPNAASAGHRDPRPAATNAGTPDVRDQERAILVGILLPDTKADLRDPLGELKALAESAGVAIAGQTIQKRTAYAAGHAIGKGKIEEVAELIQAVGANLVIFDNDLLPRQIRNLEEAWRVKVIDRTELILDIFATHARSRQAQLQVELAQLEYTAPRLRGMWQHLERVAGAGGGTAAGAVGGVGTRGPGERQIEIDRRLVRKRISHLREQLAEIDQRKIREVRARRDQYTVSVVGYTNAGKSTLMNRLTPAGVYAADRLFATLDTKTAKWDLGDGRSALLSDTVGFIRDLPPTLVASFRATLEEAIHADLLLHVVDISSPVAFAQMQAVDEVLKSIGCDTIPQITLLNKVDCMDDASMAELLARHRRECCLRISALTGQGMDELRQEVLQRMQGRELTAVVQMPYSTSGKLLAELQRYGEVGERRYLEDMVEVDLRINRDQFAQLRARYHDLVAKEVRAEGQVGDRAASQECDGPNPPDGSASP